In Curtobacterium sp. TC1, the following proteins share a genomic window:
- a CDS encoding signal peptidase I codes for MRGSTAPTSSDEGTAPPRRPADRVRTVVLTVAGAVGLTCVLAWAAVAVTGLSFVVVTTGSMAPTIPAGGLAITHRVPAAEVTDGDVVTVPRAGSSLPVTHRVVAVDRVPSDAAARSLTLRGDDNASDDRDPYVVRHVGLVLAHAPGLGSALVVVTSAPARGLAVAVVGVLVAWAFWPARREDS; via the coding sequence GTGCGCGGATCCACCGCGCCGACGTCCTCCGACGAGGGCACGGCGCCGCCCCGTCGTCCCGCCGACCGCGTGCGCACCGTCGTCCTGACGGTCGCCGGCGCGGTCGGGCTCACGTGCGTGCTCGCCTGGGCGGCCGTGGCGGTCACCGGGCTGTCGTTCGTCGTCGTCACCACCGGGTCGATGGCCCCGACGATCCCCGCCGGCGGGCTCGCCATCACGCACCGCGTGCCCGCGGCCGAGGTCACCGACGGGGACGTCGTCACGGTGCCGCGCGCGGGGTCGAGCCTGCCGGTCACGCACCGGGTCGTGGCGGTGGACCGGGTCCCGAGCGACGCGGCCGCACGCTCGTTGACCCTGCGCGGCGACGACAACGCGTCCGACGACCGTGACCCGTACGTCGTCCGGCACGTCGGCCTCGTGCTGGCGCACGCTCCCGGCCTGGGATCGGCGCTCGTCGTGGTCACGAGCGCCCCGGCACGCGGGCTGGCGGTCGCGGTCGTCGGCGTGCTCGTCGCGTGGGCGTTCTGGCCGGCCCGTCGGGAGGACTCGTGA
- a CDS encoding choice-of-anchor G family protein encodes MTRHPLHLRRGRLAVVTGIVAAAALVTPTAVPSTASWTDRAWANGAVGTSSFDCGTDADYTSTASSRFLSGSIAGVDLDDVATVRGVDVAKTGAAPASVEPATAPELGTGGRPFTQAFGNPLDVGLLGDVAGIDLTGLGLGLPAGSAGAVNQVATASGTGEAVAASGLVADSGGVLVTPSTPSGDLPDPASITLSRALPGIADVTDVGLDVGAVGASAQLAGCDAISDEVWGGVVQRTLATNLRAAVQRAAADSGPAGLERDYGIASLDLRVDSPLVGALVTAVDDTVVQLDAAVDALGGKDGVLARTIEQSVLGVLGGLTGSLGLGTIGGTVEITGPDLADAVAPLLAEPVQDAGGTLSLDLSKGSVRVDLAHLLGDDAHGLNDLPPNHEVVLDTVTLGALADRLGQVVDAWAAEITTALTTALGSLYVRIALAADLSAPLALGIRVKIATLSIGVDTGIAALMSGQTKLSVGVALLGLDLGGLLGVVTGLATSLVNPLTQAVVGTLTTRLFALVGTLGTTLTTTIGGPVVRALGTVLARLPGVLSLRVNVQQDLDAAAPPAGRATTGRYTQTALRLSIADALVPGGLARIDLASAVVGPNSVSLLGAVRARDR; translated from the coding sequence GTGACCCGGCACCCCCTGCACCTGCGTCGCGGCCGGCTCGCGGTCGTCACGGGCATCGTCGCCGCGGCGGCACTCGTCACGCCCACAGCCGTCCCGAGCACCGCGTCGTGGACGGACCGTGCGTGGGCGAACGGGGCCGTCGGGACCTCGTCGTTCGACTGCGGAACCGACGCGGACTACACGTCGACGGCCTCGAGCCGGTTCCTGAGCGGGAGCATCGCCGGCGTCGACCTCGACGACGTCGCGACGGTGCGCGGGGTCGACGTCGCGAAGACCGGGGCGGCGCCGGCGTCCGTCGAGCCCGCCACCGCGCCCGAGCTCGGCACGGGCGGCCGCCCCTTCACGCAGGCGTTCGGCAACCCGCTCGACGTCGGCCTGCTCGGGGACGTGGCGGGCATCGACCTCACCGGCCTCGGCCTCGGGCTGCCAGCAGGTTCGGCCGGCGCGGTGAACCAGGTCGCGACGGCGTCGGGCACGGGTGAGGCCGTGGCGGCGTCGGGCCTGGTCGCGGACTCCGGCGGCGTGCTCGTCACGCCGTCGACCCCGTCCGGCGACCTCCCCGATCCGGCGTCCATCACGCTCAGCCGCGCGCTGCCGGGCATCGCGGACGTCACCGACGTCGGGCTCGACGTCGGCGCGGTCGGTGCGAGCGCACAGCTCGCCGGGTGCGACGCCATCAGCGACGAGGTGTGGGGCGGGGTCGTCCAGCGCACGCTCGCGACGAACCTGCGGGCCGCGGTCCAGCGGGCCGCCGCCGACAGCGGTCCCGCCGGACTCGAGCGGGACTACGGGATCGCGAGCCTGGACCTCCGTGTGGACAGCCCGCTCGTCGGCGCGCTGGTCACGGCGGTGGACGACACCGTGGTGCAGCTCGACGCCGCCGTCGACGCGCTCGGTGGGAAGGACGGGGTGCTCGCCCGGACGATCGAGCAGAGCGTGCTCGGCGTCCTCGGCGGGCTGACCGGCAGCCTCGGGCTCGGCACCATCGGCGGCACGGTCGAGATCACCGGGCCGGACCTGGCGGACGCGGTCGCGCCGCTGCTCGCCGAACCCGTGCAGGACGCCGGCGGGACGCTGTCGCTCGACCTGTCGAAGGGGTCCGTGCGGGTGGACCTCGCGCACCTGCTCGGTGACGACGCGCACGGTCTCAACGACCTGCCGCCCAACCACGAGGTGGTGCTCGACACGGTCACCCTCGGCGCGCTGGCGGACCGGCTCGGGCAGGTGGTGGATGCCTGGGCCGCGGAGATCACGACGGCGCTGACGACCGCACTCGGGTCCCTGTACGTCCGGATCGCCCTCGCGGCCGACCTCAGCGCACCGCTCGCGCTCGGCATCCGTGTGAAGATCGCCACGCTGTCGATCGGCGTCGACACCGGCATCGCGGCGCTGATGTCGGGGCAGACGAAGCTCTCGGTCGGGGTCGCGCTGCTCGGACTCGACCTGGGCGGACTGCTCGGCGTGGTCACCGGCCTCGCCACCTCGCTCGTGAACCCGTTGACCCAGGCGGTGGTGGGGACGCTCACGACCCGGTTGTTCGCGCTCGTGGGGACGCTCGGTACGACGCTCACGACGACGATCGGTGGTCCGGTCGTCCGGGCACTCGGGACGGTCCTCGCACGCCTGCCCGGGGTGCTCTCCCTCCGGGTCAACGTGCAGCAGGACCTCGACGCGGCTGCGCCCCCGGCCGGCCGCGCGACGACCGGGCGGTACACGCAGACCGCGCTCCGCCTGTCGATCGCGGATGCCCTGGTGCCGGGCGGGCTGGCCCGCATCGACCTGGCCAGTGCCGTGGTGGGGCCGAACTCGGTGTCGCTCCTCGGGGCCGTCCGCGCCCGAGATAGGTAG
- a CDS encoding MarR family winged helix-turn-helix transcriptional regulator, protein MSDLDLVAALTRLEAAVSALRARLRDQLGVSGSDLTVLQFVSRAEEADRTVRVKDLAKHLGLTGPAVTGMVDRLEQSGHLSRVPNPADGRSRHIELTETARRDYSVAMDGTNKHLHELLASFSERDRVRFVRIVDRIIAAVDLGAPSP, encoded by the coding sequence GTGAGCGATCTCGACCTCGTCGCGGCGCTGACCCGCCTCGAAGCCGCGGTGTCCGCTCTGCGCGCGCGACTGCGCGACCAGCTCGGCGTCTCGGGCAGCGACCTGACCGTGCTGCAGTTCGTGTCCCGTGCCGAAGAGGCCGACCGGACCGTCCGCGTCAAGGACCTCGCGAAGCACCTCGGCCTGACCGGGCCGGCGGTGACCGGCATGGTGGACCGACTCGAGCAGAGCGGGCACCTCAGTCGCGTGCCGAACCCGGCCGACGGACGGAGTCGCCACATCGAGCTGACCGAGACCGCCAGGCGCGACTACTCGGTCGCCATGGACGGCACGAACAAGCACCTGCACGAGCTGTTGGCCTCCTTCTCGGAACGGGACAGGGTCCGGTTCGTCCGGATCGTCGACCGCATCATCGCGGCCGTCGATCTCGGCGCCCCGAGCCCCTGA
- a CDS encoding AraC family transcriptional regulator encodes MADLSEVPLASGRASESVRFEVSGTEPESAARDLATVHGAEQWSAQRTGDEFLYRYTAVGDTEVSIRRSRMRGVLRGAMPISTDYIVAWMTSGSAHLDVGGQRVDLRRNVPTLLPCDTAFVFAAEDHDQRLVHLDRELVHRFAGDRLGLGDRPLRFDHTREPDSAAFGRWQGALVSLSRALRVAGPDSDTWSEAKALAIAAFLETFPPQLDDLPTELALPRNARLRAAVEYVHAHASETVTIADLAAVAGLSVRSVQESFRRVFDVSPLTYLRDVRLDRVRSELVELDPQAGVIGDVARRWGFAHLGRFSASYAARFGEYPKQTLRR; translated from the coding sequence GTGGCTGACCTGTCCGAGGTGCCGCTCGCCAGCGGGCGTGCGAGCGAGTCGGTCCGCTTCGAGGTGTCCGGAACGGAGCCGGAGTCCGCGGCGCGCGACCTGGCCACGGTGCACGGCGCCGAGCAGTGGTCGGCCCAACGGACCGGCGACGAGTTCCTCTACCGCTACACCGCGGTCGGCGACACCGAGGTCAGCATCCGCCGGTCCCGGATGCGCGGGGTCCTGCGCGGTGCGATGCCGATCAGCACCGACTACATCGTCGCCTGGATGACCAGCGGCAGCGCCCACCTCGACGTCGGCGGGCAGCGGGTCGACCTGCGTCGGAACGTGCCGACGCTGCTGCCCTGCGACACCGCGTTCGTCTTCGCCGCCGAGGACCACGACCAGCGACTGGTACACCTCGACCGGGAGCTCGTGCACCGGTTCGCCGGCGACCGGCTCGGGCTGGGAGACCGACCGTTGCGGTTCGACCACACGCGCGAACCGGACAGTGCCGCGTTCGGTCGGTGGCAGGGTGCCCTCGTGTCGCTGTCCCGCGCGCTCCGGGTGGCCGGGCCGGACTCGGACACCTGGTCCGAGGCGAAGGCGCTCGCGATCGCCGCGTTCCTCGAGACCTTCCCGCCGCAGCTCGACGACCTGCCGACGGAGCTGGCCCTGCCGCGGAACGCCCGACTGCGCGCCGCCGTCGAGTACGTGCACGCGCACGCGTCCGAGACGGTGACCATCGCCGACCTCGCCGCGGTGGCCGGTCTGAGCGTGCGGTCCGTGCAGGAGTCGTTCCGCCGGGTGTTCGACGTGTCGCCGCTGACGTACCTGCGGGATGTCCGCCTCGACCGCGTGCGCAGCGAGCTCGTCGAGCTCGACCCGCAGGCCGGGGTCATCGGCGACGTGGCCCGACGCTGGGGGTTCGCGCACCTCGGCCGGTTCTCGGCGTCGTACGCGGCACGCTTCGGCGAGTACCCGAAGCAGACCCTGCGCCGCTGA
- a CDS encoding LacI family DNA-binding transcriptional regulator — MDSALGARPGAGRVTIGDVARVAGVSIPTVSKVINHRDGVAAATMVRVQQVVADLGYETSLVARSLRSSRTGVVGILVPEFEPFSTELLRGISSATTGTGYELLAYAGLMTGADRPGWERRSLSRLSGTLIDGAIVVTPTTALSSSSIPVVAIDPHTGPEGHATVDADNEGGAVQAVEHLLALGHTRIAHLRGRADLASAQLREAGYRSALTAAGLTIDDRLVRDGDYQEEQSAAVARDLLAMDDRPTAVFAANDSSAFGVLRAAAELDLRIPEDLSVVGFDDVPQASITTPPLTTVSQPLAELGSRAVDMLLTMLRGEAASDHVRLSTTLRVRSSTGPAPRG; from the coding sequence ATGGACTCGGCTCTCGGCGCGCGTCCCGGTGCCGGCCGGGTGACGATCGGCGACGTCGCACGGGTCGCGGGGGTCTCGATCCCCACCGTGTCGAAGGTCATCAACCACCGTGACGGGGTCGCCGCGGCCACCATGGTCCGCGTGCAGCAGGTCGTCGCGGACCTCGGCTACGAGACGTCCCTGGTCGCCCGGAGTCTCCGGAGCTCCCGCACCGGGGTCGTCGGGATCCTGGTGCCCGAGTTCGAGCCGTTCTCCACCGAGCTCCTGCGCGGCATCTCGAGCGCGACGACCGGCACCGGCTACGAGCTGCTCGCCTACGCCGGCCTGATGACGGGCGCCGACCGCCCCGGGTGGGAACGCCGGTCCTTGTCCCGCCTGTCCGGCACCCTCATCGACGGAGCCATCGTCGTCACCCCGACCACGGCGCTGTCGAGTTCGTCGATCCCCGTCGTCGCGATCGACCCGCACACCGGCCCCGAGGGCCACGCGACCGTCGACGCCGACAACGAGGGCGGGGCGGTGCAGGCCGTCGAGCACCTGCTCGCGCTCGGGCACACCCGGATCGCGCACCTGCGGGGTCGCGCCGACCTGGCCTCCGCCCAGCTGCGCGAGGCCGGGTACCGCTCCGCCCTGACCGCCGCCGGGCTGACGATCGACGACCGGCTCGTCCGCGACGGCGACTACCAGGAAGAACAGTCAGCCGCCGTCGCACGCGACCTGCTCGCGATGGACGACCGCCCGACCGCGGTGTTCGCCGCGAACGACTCGTCGGCGTTCGGCGTGCTGCGGGCCGCGGCGGAGCTCGACCTGCGGATCCCCGAGGACCTGTCCGTGGTCGGGTTCGACGACGTCCCCCAGGCCTCGATCACGACCCCGCCGCTCACGACCGTGTCACAGCCGCTGGCCGAGCTCGGGTCCCGCGCGGTCGACATGCTGCTCACGATGCTCCGTGGCGAGGCCGCGTCGGACCACGTCCGCCTGTCGACCACGCTGCGGGTGCGCTCCAGCACCGGTCCGGCACCGCGGGGCTGA
- a CDS encoding ABC transporter substrate-binding protein, whose translation MTRKIRAAAAIALIGATALVATGCSAGGNAADDGTGKVTMTFWHNSTTGPGKAYWASTVKAFEDKYPNVTITTQAIQNEDLDGKLQTALNSGDGPDVFLQRGGGKMDAMIAAGQLMDISDSISADAKKSISAGTFAGYEKDGATYAMPGAVLPEGIWYSKDLFKAAGIEGTPTTMDELNDAITKLKAKDIDPVAVGAKDAWPAAHWYYNFALRECSQKTLEGAAKSLKFDNACWTKAGEQLEDFTATKPFNDGFLTTAAQQGAGSSAGLLANHKAAMELMGAWDPGVISSLTPDGKPLADLGWFPFPTIDGGKGDPKSMMGGVDGNSCSAKAPKKACTDFLNFIVQKDNQEAYYTAFQAIPVNQEAQSVVDADYLKSALAAYQEAPFVSQYLDTLYGQNVGNALNTSVVDLLAGKGSAKDIVETTNQAAAKG comes from the coding sequence ATGACGAGGAAGATCCGTGCCGCGGCAGCCATCGCGCTGATCGGGGCGACAGCACTGGTGGCCACCGGCTGCTCGGCAGGCGGCAACGCGGCCGACGACGGCACCGGCAAGGTCACGATGACCTTCTGGCACAACTCCACCACCGGACCGGGCAAGGCCTACTGGGCCTCGACGGTCAAGGCGTTCGAGGACAAGTACCCGAACGTCACCATCACGACGCAGGCGATCCAGAACGAGGACCTGGACGGCAAGCTGCAGACCGCGCTCAACTCGGGCGACGGGCCGGACGTCTTCCTGCAGCGCGGTGGCGGCAAGATGGACGCGATGATCGCCGCCGGGCAGCTCATGGACATCTCCGACTCCATCAGCGCCGACGCGAAGAAGTCGATCAGCGCCGGGACCTTCGCGGGCTACGAGAAGGACGGCGCCACCTACGCCATGCCGGGCGCCGTGCTCCCCGAGGGCATCTGGTACTCGAAGGACCTGTTCAAGGCAGCCGGCATCGAGGGCACGCCCACGACCATGGACGAGCTGAACGACGCGATCACGAAGCTCAAGGCCAAGGACATCGACCCGGTCGCCGTCGGCGCGAAGGACGCCTGGCCCGCCGCGCACTGGTACTACAACTTCGCGCTGCGCGAGTGCAGCCAGAAGACGCTCGAGGGCGCGGCGAAGTCGTTGAAGTTCGACAACGCCTGCTGGACGAAGGCCGGCGAGCAGCTCGAGGACTTCACCGCGACCAAGCCGTTCAACGACGGCTTCCTGACGACCGCCGCCCAGCAGGGCGCCGGCAGCTCCGCCGGTCTGCTGGCCAACCACAAGGCCGCCATGGAGCTCATGGGCGCATGGGACCCGGGCGTGATCAGCTCGCTCACCCCGGACGGCAAGCCGCTGGCCGACCTCGGCTGGTTCCCGTTCCCGACCATCGACGGTGGCAAGGGCGACCCGAAGTCGATGATGGGTGGCGTCGACGGCAACTCCTGCTCGGCGAAGGCCCCGAAGAAGGCCTGCACGGACTTCCTCAACTTCATCGTGCAGAAGGACAACCAGGAGGCCTACTACACGGCGTTCCAGGCCATCCCGGTCAACCAGGAAGCCCAGTCGGTCGTCGACGCGGACTACCTCAAGTCGGCCCTCGCCGCCTACCAGGAAGCCCCGTTCGTGTCGCAGTACCTGGACACCCTGTACGGCCAGAACGTCGGCAACGCGCTGAACACCAGCGTCGTCGACCTGCTCGCCGGCAAGGGCAGCGCGAAGGACATCGTGGAGACCACCAACCAGGCTGCGGCCAAGGGCTGA
- a CDS encoding carbohydrate ABC transporter permease, whose protein sequence is MTLDTSLGTTPTTGSDTAAGTSPAGSGTPLPAGRRSTRCIADWRKRVEIAVLAGPAVIVFVTFVILPVVLAAYYGFFKWQGYGPPTDFVGLQNYLIIFQDKAFHAVLMHNGFIVVLSLVLQGPIAIVLALLLNQKMHGRGLVRVLVFVPYVISEVIVGTGWSLMLQSNGAVNDLLQGMGLGGLRADWLSNPDIAIWTLLVIISWKYIGFAVILFLAGLQSIPEELFEAAAIDGAGYWQIQRRITLPLLGPTIRIWAFLSIIGSLQLFDLVYIIWGQYISSTAGTSTMATYMVANGRTSGNFGFGSAVAVVMFVISLAVALIYQRFVLRRDTAGALTERKN, encoded by the coding sequence ATGACCCTCGACACCTCGCTCGGCACGACCCCGACCACCGGGTCGGACACGGCCGCGGGGACGTCCCCGGCGGGGAGTGGTACGCCGCTCCCCGCCGGACGGCGGTCCACGCGCTGCATCGCGGACTGGCGGAAGCGCGTCGAGATCGCGGTGCTCGCCGGCCCCGCGGTCATCGTCTTCGTCACCTTCGTGATCCTGCCCGTGGTGCTGGCCGCCTACTACGGGTTCTTCAAGTGGCAGGGCTACGGCCCGCCCACCGACTTCGTGGGGCTGCAGAACTACCTGATTATCTTCCAGGACAAGGCGTTCCACGCGGTCCTGATGCACAACGGCTTCATCGTCGTGCTGTCGCTGGTGCTGCAGGGGCCGATCGCCATCGTGCTCGCGCTGCTGCTCAACCAGAAGATGCACGGTCGCGGACTCGTCCGGGTGCTCGTGTTCGTGCCGTACGTCATCTCCGAGGTGATCGTCGGCACCGGCTGGAGCCTGATGCTGCAGTCGAACGGTGCGGTGAACGACCTGCTGCAGGGCATGGGCCTCGGCGGGCTGCGGGCGGACTGGCTGTCCAACCCGGACATCGCCATCTGGACGCTGCTCGTCATCATCTCGTGGAAGTACATCGGCTTCGCGGTGATCCTGTTCCTGGCCGGCCTGCAGAGCATCCCCGAGGAGCTCTTCGAGGCGGCGGCCATCGACGGCGCCGGCTACTGGCAGATCCAGCGGCGGATCACCCTGCCGCTGCTCGGCCCGACGATCCGGATCTGGGCGTTCCTGTCGATCATCGGCTCACTGCAGCTGTTCGACCTCGTCTACATCATCTGGGGCCAGTACATCTCGTCGACCGCCGGCACCTCGACGATGGCGACGTACATGGTCGCCAACGGCCGCACGTCGGGCAACTTCGGGTTCGGCAGCGCCGTGGCCGTGGTCATGTTCGTGATCTCGCTCGCCGTCGCCCTGATCTACCAGCGCTTCGTGCTCCGCCGCGACACCGCGGGTGCACTCACCGAGAGGAAGAACTGA
- a CDS encoding carbohydrate ABC transporter permease, which yields MATTSIVAPGRRATRERRSSAAIGRANPLTYLVAILFVAANLAPVLYIVLGGFRTNSQITTSPAGLPAPFELGNYGSVLSSGIFWQQLANSTISAVTTTAGVVVLGLMVSFVLARYRFAGRGALYALFAAGLMFPITVAITPLYLLVKDLGLTNSLAGVILPQIAFALPTTVIILVPFLRAIPDELEEAASIDGASRLGFFFRMVVPLSLPGVVTVGILAFIASWNSYILPLFILNNEGSYTLPLGVQAFSSQYSVDTAKVLAFTSMSMIPALVFFTIFQRRIVGGLTGAVKG from the coding sequence ATGGCCACCACGAGCATCGTCGCCCCCGGGCGGCGGGCCACGCGGGAGCGGCGGTCCAGTGCCGCCATCGGCCGCGCGAACCCGCTCACCTACCTGGTGGCGATCCTGTTCGTCGCCGCGAACCTCGCCCCGGTGCTGTACATCGTGCTGGGCGGCTTCCGGACGAACTCGCAGATCACCACGAGCCCCGCCGGGCTGCCGGCACCGTTCGAGCTGGGCAACTACGGCTCGGTGCTGTCGAGCGGCATCTTCTGGCAGCAGCTCGCCAACTCGACGATCAGCGCCGTGACGACCACCGCGGGCGTCGTGGTGCTCGGCCTCATGGTGAGCTTCGTGCTCGCCCGCTACCGGTTCGCCGGACGCGGTGCGCTGTACGCGCTGTTCGCCGCCGGCCTGATGTTCCCGATCACCGTCGCGATCACGCCGCTGTACCTGCTCGTGAAGGACCTCGGTCTGACGAACAGCCTGGCCGGCGTGATCCTGCCGCAGATCGCCTTCGCCCTGCCGACGACGGTCATCATCCTGGTGCCGTTCCTGCGGGCGATCCCGGACGAGCTCGAAGAGGCGGCGTCGATCGACGGCGCCAGCCGCCTCGGGTTCTTCTTCCGCATGGTCGTGCCGCTGTCGCTGCCGGGCGTCGTCACGGTCGGCATCCTGGCGTTCATCGCGAGCTGGAACAGCTACATCCTGCCGCTGTTCATCCTGAACAACGAGGGGAGCTACACGCTGCCGCTCGGCGTGCAGGCGTTCTCGTCGCAGTACTCGGTCGACACGGCCAAGGTGCTGGCGTTCACGTCGATGTCGATGATCCCGGCACTGGTGTTCTTCACCATCTTCCAACGCCGCATCGTCGGCGGGCTGACCGGGGCGGTGAAGGGGTGA
- a CDS encoding glycoside hydrolase family 3 N-terminal domain-containing protein: protein MTTTDATRPTGGQPRLQDDHGATDAAGPDRATTLLAAMTLDEKAAQLVGYWLDQDGVVAPMQGEMAAAADGRTLADITRDGIGQFTRVYGTRPVEPDDRAAWLWAEQRRLTRETRLGIPALVHEECLTGLAAWKAATFPTPLAWGAAFDPDLVEQVGAAIGASMRQLGVHQGLAPVLDVVRDPRWGRVDECIGEDPYLVGTVGTAYVRGLQSAGVDATLKHFLGYSASQAGRNHAPVHAGPREVADVYLPPFVMALRDGGARSVMNSYAEIDGVPVAANGELLTGLLRDELGFDGTVVADYFSVAFLEVMHGIAADRGEAAALALEAGIDVELPTGDAYLAPLVERVRSGLLDEALVDRAVLRVLRQKERLGLLDPQAFEDEPPTGIDLDTPLHRSLAKQLAARSLVLLSNDSRDAAGTGSAAPVLPLRAGASVAVIGPNADRAEALQGCYSFANHVLASHPDLPLGFAIPTVREAMVDALGEDAVRFAAGCAVTGSDRAGFDDAVAVAAASDVAVVVVGDQAGLFGRGTVGEGNDTESLDLPGVQRELVEAVVASGTPTVMVLLTGRPYAIGWALDGDGDGVAGADHGAGGSLRPAAVVQAFFPGEEGGTAIADLLTGAASPSGRLPVSLPRAAGAQPYTYLHPRLGGPSDVTAADSTPVRPFGFGLGYTSFAYDDLVVDASVRSDAGFEASVTVRNTGSRDGEDVVQLYGHDVHGSVTRPEVQLLGYARVALAAGESTRVRFRVPVQRFAFTDRRMRKVVEPGDVQVWVASHAAASRPGGPVPAGGIVASGGGPARQPVPGSATERATVAVTGPVHEVTLGDPRVVEWEVG from the coding sequence GTGACGACGACGGACGCGACCCGGCCCACCGGAGGCCAGCCGCGCCTCCAGGACGACCACGGGGCGACCGACGCTGCCGGACCCGACCGCGCGACCACCCTGCTGGCCGCCATGACCCTCGACGAGAAGGCGGCGCAGCTCGTCGGCTACTGGCTCGACCAGGACGGCGTCGTCGCACCCATGCAGGGTGAGATGGCGGCGGCCGCCGACGGCCGCACGCTGGCGGACATCACCCGCGACGGCATCGGCCAGTTCACCCGCGTCTACGGCACCCGACCGGTCGAACCCGACGACCGCGCGGCGTGGCTCTGGGCGGAACAGCGGCGGCTCACGCGCGAGACCCGACTCGGGATCCCCGCGCTCGTGCACGAGGAGTGCCTGACCGGGCTCGCCGCCTGGAAGGCCGCGACGTTCCCCACCCCGCTGGCATGGGGTGCGGCCTTCGACCCGGACCTGGTCGAGCAGGTCGGCGCCGCCATCGGCGCGTCGATGCGGCAGCTCGGCGTCCACCAGGGACTCGCGCCGGTCCTCGACGTGGTCCGCGACCCCCGCTGGGGTCGGGTCGACGAGTGCATCGGCGAGGACCCGTACCTGGTCGGCACCGTGGGGACCGCGTACGTGCGCGGCCTGCAGTCGGCTGGCGTCGACGCGACCCTCAAGCACTTCCTCGGGTACTCGGCGTCCCAGGCGGGGCGGAACCACGCGCCGGTGCACGCCGGACCCCGCGAGGTCGCCGACGTGTACCTGCCGCCGTTCGTGATGGCGCTGCGCGACGGTGGCGCCCGGAGCGTCATGAACTCGTACGCCGAGATCGACGGCGTCCCCGTCGCGGCGAACGGCGAACTGCTGACCGGCCTGCTGCGTGACGAGCTCGGGTTCGACGGCACCGTCGTCGCGGACTACTTCTCGGTCGCGTTCCTCGAGGTCATGCACGGCATCGCCGCCGATCGTGGCGAGGCTGCGGCGCTGGCACTCGAGGCCGGCATCGACGTCGAGCTGCCGACGGGTGACGCGTACCTGGCGCCGCTCGTCGAGCGGGTCCGGTCCGGACTGCTCGACGAGGCACTGGTCGACCGCGCCGTCCTGCGGGTGCTGCGGCAGAAGGAGCGCCTGGGCCTGCTCGACCCGCAGGCGTTCGAGGACGAACCGCCGACCGGGATCGACCTGGACACCCCGCTGCACCGGTCGCTGGCGAAGCAGCTGGCGGCGCGGTCGCTGGTACTGCTGTCGAACGACTCGCGCGACGCGGCTGGCACCGGCAGCGCCGCGCCGGTCCTGCCGCTGCGCGCCGGTGCGTCCGTCGCCGTCATCGGCCCGAACGCCGACCGCGCCGAGGCGCTGCAGGGCTGCTACTCCTTCGCGAACCACGTGCTCGCCTCGCACCCCGACCTGCCGCTCGGCTTCGCCATCCCGACCGTGCGCGAGGCGATGGTCGACGCCCTCGGCGAGGACGCCGTGCGCTTCGCCGCGGGCTGCGCCGTCACCGGGTCCGACCGTGCCGGGTTCGACGACGCCGTCGCCGTGGCCGCCGCGTCCGACGTCGCGGTCGTCGTCGTCGGCGACCAGGCCGGACTGTTCGGCCGCGGCACGGTCGGCGAGGGGAACGACACCGAGTCGCTCGACCTGCCGGGTGTGCAGCGCGAGCTCGTCGAGGCGGTCGTCGCCTCCGGCACCCCCACCGTGATGGTGCTGCTCACCGGGCGGCCGTACGCGATCGGGTGGGCGCTCGACGGCGACGGCGACGGCGTCGCCGGGGCCGACCACGGTGCCGGCGGTTCGCTCCGTCCCGCCGCCGTCGTGCAGGCCTTCTTCCCCGGCGAGGAGGGCGGCACCGCCATCGCCGACCTGCTCACCGGCGCCGCCTCGCCGTCCGGCCGCCTGCCCGTCTCGCTCCCGCGGGCCGCCGGCGCGCAGCCGTACACGTACCTGCACCCCCGGCTCGGCGGCCCGTCCGACGTCACCGCCGCCGACTCGACCCCGGTCCGTCCGTTCGGCTTCGGCCTCGGCTACACGTCGTTCGCGTACGACGACCTGGTCGTCGACGCGTCCGTCCGTTCCGACGCCGGGTTCGAGGCGTCCGTGACCGTCCGCAACACCGGTTCCCGCGACGGCGAGGACGTCGTCCAGCTCTACGGCCACGACGTGCACGGCAGCGTCACCCGACCCGAGGTCCAGCTGCTCGGCTACGCGCGCGTCGCGCTCGCCGCGGGGGAGTCCACGCGGGTCCGCTTCCGGGTGCCCGTCCAGCGGTTCGCGTTCACCGACCGGCGGATGCGCAAGGTCGTGGAACCCGGGGACGTGCAGGTCTGGGTCGCGTCCCACGCGGCGGCGTCACGACCGGGAGGCCCGGTGCCGGCAGGCGGGATCGTCGCGTCCGGTGGTGGGCCGGCCCGACAACCCGTCCCCGGCTCCGCGACGGAGCGCGCGACGGTCGCGGTGACCGGGCCGGTGCACGAGGTCACGCTGGGCGACCCGCGGGTCGTCGAGTGGGAGGTCGGGTGA